The sequence below is a genomic window from Ipomoea triloba cultivar NCNSP0323 chromosome 10, ASM357664v1.
TAGGCTATAAGGTGACCAGGTGTGGGATCGAGCCCAAACCGGAAAAGGTGAATGCCATTTTAGATATGCAGCCCCCTAAGAACCTCAAAGGAATGCAACGCCTAACTGGCTGACTAGCAGCTCCCAGTCGGTTCCTCTCCAAGTCTGTCGATCGCGCCCTACCCTTCTTTGAGGATATAAAGAAGCGGGAAGGTTTTCAATGGTCGGAGGAGAGCTAATCTACCATTGAAGAATTAAAGAGATATCTTTTGGTGCCACCACTATTATCAAAGCGAAAGAATGCTGAGACGTTGTTTCTATACCTAGCCGTCTCATAGAGGGTAGTCAGATCGGTTCTAGTGCGCGAAGAGGAAAAGACGCAGCACCCAGTCTACTATGTGGGCCATACATTGAAAGTTGTAGAAATCAGATGCTCAACTCTAAGGAAGGTGGTGTACGCGCTAGTTGTTACAGTAAGAAAGTTGGTCCCCTACTTCCAAGCTTATCATGTTAGGGTTTTGACCGACTAGCCATTGGCGAGTATCCTACGAAGTCTAACCTCCTCAGGACGATTAGTTAAGTGGGCAGTGGATCTCACTTAGAACGGCCTCGAGTACTTACCAGGCTATTTATCAAGGTGCAGGCCTTGGCAGATTTCATAGTGGAGTGTTCCACACAGGCTGACGAACCTCACCTAGTCGAGGATCCCGAAAATGCCAAGTGGTGGGAGGGTCGCACGGATGGAGCTGCTAGTGCGTGCCACTGTGGAGGTGGAGTCAAGATTACCACTCCGGAAGGTTTTCACTTGTATTATGCTTTGCAGCATTAGTTTTGCACCTCAAACAACGAAGCCGAGTATAAGGTAGTCATTAGTGGGCTGCACCTCGTCCAGGCATTAAGAGCCACCCGGGTGCGGGTCAAGACTAACTCCTACCTGGTCGTTGGGAAATGAGAGGCTGGGGATGTACAAAGACGTGACTAAGGGACTACTCAGGAAACTGACGACTTACGAGATAGTCCATGTGCCCCGAGTAGAGAACTTGAAGGCTGACATCCTAACCAAGTTACTAGTAGATGGACTGCCTAATCATCTCTTCATAGCGTGCTGAACCGAGATTATAGAGAGACCTAGTACTGAGGCGTTATTAGTCTACTCGGTCACTGAGATGCCTTCACCGTACCCAGATGTAATaccctgattttttttttgttaaaggaAAAGTAAGTATTTAATTGAGAATTGAAATGGTGTTGATCTTTATGCgcatagaaaaaaaaaggtttattttttgtttagattAAGAATTGAACCATAAACCATtctttttgaaattcaaattcttTACCATTAAACCATCACAACTCCTTATATCTTTGAAATCCATTTGAATCCTtattttcatcatcattattattattattattaatgttattattgttatcctACAATATTTCTACAATTATTAGTATAGTTATTTTTATAAGTTAAGTATTTggaataaaaatgttatttgaagaatacaaataaaattataaatatatatgtatgtacatatgttGGACCGTATGgatatgtacgtatatatatttattataattataataaaatattttattttaatcacaCTGAGTTGCCAAATAACCTGCTGCCTCTTTCTCAACTTTCTTCAACTTTCTTCAACTTTCCAACAATTGTTGGGCATATCCGTGTCTTCCAACCAGCTGCCTTTTGTCTTTTTTTCAAAGAATTTACTCATTAGCATCTTCCTTATGGTTTCAAGGCAGTCTATAATAGGCTTGTCCCTAGCCACAAGTAAGGATAAATTAAAAGACTCACATATGTTGTTCACCAACATGTCATAGTGGTTGTGTGTTGAGAAGTGAGATGTAGACCATTCACTAGGAGACTTATCACCTAACCACTGATATGCATCTTCATCTAATGCCGTAAGTTTCCTTAAAGAGTCATTGTAGGAATTCAGAGTTGTTGCCCTGGCACAAGACCATAAAGCATCTTTCAATGCCTTACCTTGAAACCCTGCTACCTTCATATTAGCATGTAGGTGCTTGACACAGAATCTGTGCTCCACACCATGCAGGACATCCACAAATGCAGGGATTAAACCCTTCTGTTTATATCACTTATAAAATAGAATCCTTTCTCATTATCCTCTGTTATCTCCAAATCCTCCTTGAGTAATTGTAGAAACTAAGACCAAGACTCCTTCTTCTCTCCTTCAACAATAGCATATGCAAGTGGAAAAAGGCTATCATTAGCATCAACAGACACAGCAGTCAGCATCATCCCAGTTGTTGCACATCTCAAGTGACATCCATCCACACCTATTAAAGGCCTACAATGTTTGAATCCCAGTTTGCTAGCTTTCCAACATATGTACATTCTCAAGAATCTATTCTGCCCATTTTCAGCAATTAAGTCACTAAGCTTCACTACACAAGTAGTCTTAGGGTTTTTCCTTGACATTTCAGCACAATAACTCCAAATCTTCTTGAAGTTGTCTTCATCATCACCAACTCTTTGTTTCTTTGCCTTCCAAATAGCCCTATAGGCTTGTTGGTCACTTGCATAGAACCCCTCTTTACTACACACTGCATCCCTGAATTATTTCATCATCTAGTCTGGATGGTCTTTTAATTCCTTAGCCCACCTCTTTGCAATCACACTTGCTTTTACCATGGAATTCTCCCAAGCCCAAGTACAACCCTCATGCACATCAACCATGTTTAGAATCCTCCAAGAATGTGAGTTAACCACTTTCCTCAACCCTATTCTCCAAGGACAACCATGCAGTGAACACTCAACTACAACCCTTTCCTTGTCATTTCTAAGAGTTCTAATATCTTTCCCATTTTTGAAACCATAACTCTGAACTGCTTCTCTAAACTCTTGCTTGGTTGCAAATTTCATGCCTAATGTAAATTGGGGATCATTCATGTCAGTGGCAGCTCTAAAAATAGTCCATTTACTATCACCATCACTGTCAGATTCCATTAGTGAAGCATCATCAGAGAAGTTAATGTCATCAAAATCATTTGGTTTCACTACTTGAAGTTCTGTTTTAACATTTATTGTCACTCTGTTAGATTCTGAAAGTTGATTTTAGTGGTGATGGAAATTAagagtatcgttctcaaggaATGGCTTAATGGGAGTTTAAGTAATGAGGGATTAAGCATAGGTTCatatagtgtttgaaagctaacctaaagaGATTGGAGTGTTGCATGATAAAGAAATCAATAACGAGAGAAAATAAGggaattaaaagataataaatgaaaaagggatttgaaccaaacatccttgCATAAAATCCCTTGTGTCTAAAGATTAAGTTATGTAAGTCTAAATGATgaacttggggaaatggtttaagtgccaatgtcactctcgtgatcaattggactatcaactaatcctaagtcccattctcatggcaacttggttagaagaggcaatttaacaaacactttgtgtgcctatttccttcaaactccattttctcaaaggtgagtaagaaatatgagaggtatggctatggtgtagccctattctcataggtggaacaccaattccaaatatCTCTTGCATAGTTTGGCCATAATTATGAAGAGTCAATTCAATTCTACGCAATTCATAACCAAGTTCAACATTAAGAcaatacaaaacctaatttatgcaatttaattcatattggaTTCATACGTCAaggaaattcaattcaaatcctaaatatgTTTAACTACTCATACTTGGAATGTAAAACTAGAAGCAATTGAAGTAATAAACATAGAATTCAAAACTACAAGATATTTCAGAACTAACAAAANACATCCACAAATGCAGGGATTAAACCCTTCTGTTTATATCACTTATAAAATAGAATCCTTTCTCATTATCCTCTGTTATCTCCAAATCCTCCTTGAGTAATTGTAGAAACTAAGACCAAGACTCCTTCTTCTCTCCTTCAACAATAGCATATGCAAGTGGAAAAAGGCTATCATTAGCATCAACAGACACAGCAGTCAGCATCATCCCAGTTGTTGCACATCTCAAGTGACATCCATCCACACCTATTAAAGGCCTACAATGTTTGAATCCCAGTTTGCTAGCTTTCCAACATATGTACATTCTCAAGAATCTATTCTGCCCATTTTCAGCAATTAAGTCACTAAGCTTCACTACACAAGTAGTCTTAGGGTTTTTCCTTGACATTTCAGCACAATAACTCCAAATCTTCTTGAAGTTGTCTTCATCATCACCAACTCTTTGTTTCTTTGCCTTCCAAATAGCCCTATAGGCTTGTTGGTCACTTGCATAGAACCCCTCTTTACTACACACTGCATCCCTGAATTATTTCATCATCTAGTCTGGATGGTCTTTTAATTCCTTAGCCCACCTCTTTGCAATCACACTTGCTTTTACCATGGAATTCTCCCAAGCCCAAGTACAACCCTCATGCACATCAACCATGTTTAGAATCCTCCAAGAATGTGAGTTAACCACTTTCCTCAACCCTATTCTCCAAGGACAACCATGCAGTGAACACTCAACTACAACCCTTTCCTTGTCATTTCTAAGAGTTCTAATATCTTTCCCATTTTTGAAACCATAACTCTGAACTGCTTCTCTAAACTCTTGCTTGGTTGCAAATTTCATGCCTAATGTAAATTGGGGATCATTCATGTCAGTGGCAGCTCTAAAAATAGTCCATTTACTATCACCATCACTGTCAGATTCCATTAGTGAAGCATCATCAGAGAAGTTAATGTCATCAAAATCATTTGGTTTCACTACTTGAAGTTCTGTTTTAACATTTATTGTCACTCTGTTAGATTCTGAAAGTTGATTTTAGTGGTGATGGAAATTAagagtatcgttctcaaggaATGGCTTAATGGGAGTTTAAGTAATGAGGGATTAAGCATAGGTTCatatagtgtttgaaagctaacctaaagaGATTGGAGTGTTGCATGATAAAGAAATCAATAACGAGAGAAAATAAGggaattaaaagataataaatgaaaaagggatttgaaccaaacatccttgCATAAAATCCCTTGTGTCTAAAGATTAAGTTATGTAAGTCTAAATGATgaacttggggaaatggtttaagtgccaatgtcactctcgtgatcaattggactatcaactaatcctaagtcccattctcatggcaacttggttagaagaggcaatttaacaaacactttgtgtgcctatttccttcaaactccattttctcaaaggtgagtaagaaatatgagaggtatggctatggtgtagccctattctcataggtggaacaccaattccaaatatCTCTTGCATAGTTTGGCCATAATTATGAAGAGTCAATTCAATTCTACGCAATTCATAACCAAGTTCAACATTAAGAcaatacaaaacctaatttatgcaatttaattcatattggaTTCATACGTCAaggaaattcaattcaaatcctaaatatgTTTAACTACTCATACTTGGAATGTAAAACTAGAAGCAATTGAAGTAATAAACATAGAATTCAAAACTACAAGATATTTCAGAACTAACAAAANTATGTAGAAGTGTTCTAAGATGGGTTTCTGGAGAGAAATCTATAGGGAGAATTCATAAaatcaaaaagtaattaaaaaaataaccacCAATAGGTATTTATAGTTGGTAATTCGCGCCACTTTGAAGGGTTTTAGGACAAGGagtcacggtgggactcacggtgtgagtcccACCGTGAGTTCAATCATCAGTTTCTGGTCAACATACTCACGCTGAgacttgttggtcccaaggggatggggtacaagtctagagggaggggggtgaatagacttgtataagattttgcaaatcttttcaacctctcgtgtgtattgaacttaggatgtttaggttcgatac
It includes:
- the LOC116033128 gene encoding uncharacterized protein LOC116033128 — translated: MESDSDGDSKWTIFRAATDMNDPQFTLGMKFATKQEFREAVQSYGFKNGKDIRTLRNDKERVVVECSLHGCPWRIGLRKVVNSHSWRILNMVDVHEGCTWAWENSMVKASVIAKRDAVCSKEGFYASDQQAYRAIWKAKKQRVGDDEDNFKKIWSYCAEMSRKNPKTTCVVKLSDLIAENGQNRFLRMYICWKASKLGFKHCRPLIGVDGCHLRCATTGMMLTAVSVDANDSLFPLAYAIKGLIPAFVDVLHGVEHRFCVKHLHANMKVAGFQGKALKDALWSCARATTLNSYNDSLRKLTALDEDAYQWLGDKSPSEWSTSHFSTHNHYDMLVNNICESFNLSLLVARDKPIIDCLETIRKMLMSKFFEKKTKGSWLEDTDMPNNCWKVEES